In the Numida meleagris isolate 19003 breed g44 Domestic line chromosome 5, NumMel1.0, whole genome shotgun sequence genome, one interval contains:
- the EIF3F gene encoding eukaryotic translation initiation factor 3 subunit F gives MAAPAPAAAPASPAAAPAPSPTAAPATPTAGAPPSAAQPPPAAPAAPPPAAPLSAALSGPFPGGRVVRLHPVVLASIVDSFERRNEGAARVIGTLLGTVDKHSVEVTNCFSVPHNESEDEVAVDMEFAKNMYELHKKVSPSEIILGWYATGHDITEHSVLIHEYYSREAHNPIHLTVDTSLQNSRMSIKAYVSAPMGVPGKTMGVMFTPLTVKYVYYDTERIGVDLIMKTCFSPNRVIGLSSDLQQVGSASARIQDTLGMVLQYAEDVLSGKVAADNTVGRFLMDLINQVPKISPEDFETMLNSNINDLLMVTYLANLTQSQIALNEKLLSL, from the exons ATGGCGGCTCCGGCTCCCGCTGCGGCTCCGGCCTCTCCCGCGGCCGCCCCGGCTCCCAGCCCGACGGCGGCTCCCGCTACACCGACGGCGGGCGCGCCCCCCTCCGCAGCGCaacccccgcccgccgcccctGCGGCACCGCCACCCGCCGCGCCGCTGTCCGCCGCGCTCTCGGGTCCCTTCCCCGGCGGCCGCGTGGTGCGGCTGCACCCGGTCGTGCTCGCTTCCATCGTGGACAGCTTCGAGCGGCGCAACGAGGGCGCGGCGCGGGTCATCGGGACGCTGCTGG GGACCGTGGACAAGCACTCGGTGGAGGTCACTAACTGCTTCTCCGTCCCGCACAACGAGTCCGAGGATGAG GTGGCCGTTGACATGGAGTTCGCCAAAAACATGTACGAGCTACACAAAAAGGTGTCTCCCAGCGAGATCATCTTGGGCTG GTACGCAACAGGTCACGACATCACAGAACATTCTGTCCTGATCCACGAGTACTACAGCCGGGAAGCACACAATCCTATCCACCTCACTGTGGACACAAGTCTCCAGAATTCACGCATGAGCATCAAAGCCTATGTCAG TGCTCCCATGGGAGTCCCTGGTAAAACTATGGGCGTGATGTTCACACCGCTGACAGTGAAGTATGTTTATTACGATACGGAGCGGATAGGAG tggaTCTCATCATGAAGACCTGCTTTAGCCCTAATCGAGTGATCGGCTTGTCCAGTGACTTACAGCAGGTGGGGTCAGCCTCAGCCAGGATTCAGGATACCCTGGGAATGGTGCTACAGTATGCAGAGGATGTATTG TCTGGCAAAGTGGCCGCTGACAACACCGTTGGGCGTTTCCTGATGGATCTTATTAACCAGGTGCCAAAGATTTCACCAGAGGACTTTGAGACAATGCTGAACAGCAATATTAAT gACCTTCTGATGGTAACCTACTTGGCAAACCTCACACAGTCACAGATAGCTCTCAATGAAAAACTTCTGAGTTTATAA
- the ANXA7 gene encoding annexin A7, which produces MSYPGYPPSGYPAFPGYPPTGQESVYPPAGQYTYPAAPGGYPPAGGGSFPAAPPSAGYPEAGGYPAPGGFSAPGGFPGAPHAGGMPSYPGGPGYGVPPAGPGFGGYPQPPAQSYGGGGPAQIPVGYPGGQAPSPMPGPPAAMVQYTQGTIQAAPNFDAGRDAEILRKAMKGFGTDEKAIIDVVANRSNDQRQKIKVAFKTMYGKDLIKDLKSELSGNVEELILALFMPRTYYDAWSLRHAMKGAGTQERVLIEILCTRTNQEIREIVNCYRSEFGRDIEQDIRADTSGHFERLLVSMCQGNRDENQTVDYQKAQEDAQRLYQAGEGKLGTDESCFNMVLASRSFPQLRATAEAYSRIANRDLASSIDREFSGNVERGLKAILQCAFDRPAFFAERLYYAMKGAGTDDSTLIRIIVTRSEIDLVQIKQKFTEMYQKTLATMIASDTSGDYRRLLLAIVGQ; this is translated from the exons atgtcATACCCAGGTTATCCCCCTTCTGGCTACCCTGCTTTCCCTGGCTACCCT cccACAGGCCAGGAGTCTGTCTATCCGCCCGCTGGGCAGTACACCTATCCCGCTGCTCCTGGAGGATATCCTCcggcaggaggagggagcttTCCTGCCGCACCACCCAGCGCTGGGTATCCAGAGGCAGGAGGATATCCTGCGCCGGGGGGTTTCTCTGCCCCTGGGGGCTTCCCTGGAGCTCCCCATGCTGGAGGAATGCCATCTTATCCTGGAG GCCCCGGGTATGGTGTGCCTCCCGCTGGCCCTGGCTTTGGTGGCTACCCCCAGCCTCCTGCCCAAAGCTACGGTGGAGGTGGACCAGCACAAATTCCAG TAGGCTATCCTGGTGGACAAGCACCATCACCGATGCCTGGTCCG CCTGCAGCAATGGTTCAGTATACCCAGGGGACAATTCAAGCTGCTCCAAACTTTGATGCTGGAAGGGATGCAGAAATTCTGCGCAAAGCTATGAAGGGGTTTG GGACTGATGAGAAGGCTATCATTGATGTTGTAGCTAACCGCTCCAATGATCAAAGGCAAAAAATCAAGGTAGCTTTCAAGACAATGTATGGCAAG GATTTAATTAAAGACCTGAAGTCTGAATTAAGTGGAAACGTGGAAGAACTGATTCTAGCACTCTTTATGCCTAGAACCTACTATGATGCCTGGAGTTTACGTCATGCAATGAAG GGAGCGGGCACGCAGGAGAGAGTGCTGATAGAGATCCTCTGCACAAGGACAAACCAGGAAATACGAGAAATAGTGAACTGCTATAGATCAGAATTTGGAAGGGACATCGAACAAGACATCAGAGCCGACACTTCAGGACACTTTGAACGGTTACTTGTATCTATGTGCCAA GGTAACCGGGATGAGAATCAAACTGTGGATTATCAAAAAGCTCAAGAAGATGCTCAGCGTCTTTACCAAGCAGGTGAAGGAAAACTTGGGACGGATGAATCTTGCTTTAATATGGTTCTGGCAAGCAGAAGTTTTCCCCAGTTGAGAGCAACAGCTGAGGCATACTCCAGG ATTGCTAATCGTGATTTAGCAAGCAGCATTGACCGAGAATTTTCTGGAAATGTGGAACGTGGCTTGAAGGCTATTT TGCAATGCGCTTTCGATCGCCCAGCCTTTTTTGCAGAAAGGCTTTATTATGCTATGAAAGGAGCCGGCACGGATGATTCCACCCTCATCAGAATTATAGTCACTCGCAGTGAG ATTGATCTGGTGCAAATTAAACAGAAGTTCACAGAAATGTATCAGAAGACTTTGGCTACAATGATAGCAAGTGATACAAGCGGTGACTACAGGCGTTTGCTGCTGGCCATTGTTGGTCAGTAG